CGAACGGCTGGATCTTCACCAAGGTGGCCATGCCCCTGTACTCGGTGTTCGGCTACCTCTTCTTCAGCTTCTTCACCTTTCTGCCCGTGTGGCTGCGCCTGATGCTTATACAGATCTACTTCCTCATCTTCTCCATTCCACGGCAATTCCTGGGCACCGCCCTGAAGTACTCGAAACCCTCGGTGGCCGAGAAGGTGGTGTTTCTGGCCGACGACGAAATGGCCCGCGTTCGCGGCATCCAAAGGGAGATTGTGGAGCAGAACCTGGACCTTCTGAAGTTCTACTACGGCACCACCGATGGCTGGGTGCCCGTCTCCTACTACGAGCAGCTCAAAAAGGACTACCCCAAGGTGGACGCCCAGCTGGACACCAAGAAGATCGCCCACGCCTTTGTCCTGCGGCATTCGCAAGCGATGGCGGGAATTGTGCGGGACATGATCCAGCAGCATCGACGCGGATGAGGTCGATGGTTGCCCTAGCCCAGACTATCAGCCCTGTCCAGTTCCCCAGTCCGTTTCCAACAGACTTGGAATCCGGTTTGGGGTCGAACAACAACACCCTTTAGCAATTCCTCCACTGCCTTTGTGTGGCAAttagtttgattttattagTATCTTTCTGCAGCTCTCGAAGGAAACTCTAAATATAGTCAAAAGTGATTTAACCAGCTTGATTGGTGGTCGTGCGTTATTTTTCCGGAGACCCTGACCTACTGCGAGAACCCGATTTGGAGCGGCTGCCTGAGCGAGAGCGGGATCGGGATCCCGACTGGGAGCGCGATCTCGAGCGAGAACCGGATTTCGAGCGCGATCTGGACTTCGAGCGCGATCTTGAGCGGGAGCCCGACTTGGAGCGACCACGGGAGCCTGATCTGTCCGATTCCCCGCCAGATTCGATGCGATTCTTGGCCCTCTTGCGCTTGGTGGCGCCATCACTATCACTGCCGGATGCAGAGCCGCTGCGGCTCCTGCTGCGCTTGCGGCCAGCATCACTGCCGCTTCCGGAGCCACTGCCACTCCGGCTGCCACTGCGACTCCTGCTGCGCTTACGGCTGTCGTCCCGctcgctgccgctgccagAGCCACTGCCACTCCGGCTGCCGCTGCGATTGCGACTTCTGCTTCTACTTCTGCTCTTGCTGCCCTTGCCATCCGATTCGGACTCACTGGTGGAGATCGTCTCCTTGGACAGCACCTTGAGGCGCTGCTTGGCCGTGAGCTTCTCCTTGGGCTCCTTAACCGGCTTGGGCTTCTTGCCCTTCTTCTTTCCCGACTTGCCACTGGCCCTCGGCTCCTCCTCGCTGTCGCTCTCGTACTTCTCCGTTTTGCGCTTCCGTCCGCCGCTGCCTTTCTTGCGCTCCGCCTTGCTCTTCTTCTTCGTGGGACGTTCTCCCTCGCGGCGACCGCCTCCATCGTTGTCGCTATCGGTGCCGGAGATGTAGTCATCCTTGCGCCCCCGCCCGCCGCCCTTCTTGCGCTCCTTTTCCGGTGCCGAATCGGCGATGATGAGCATGTTCTTGGTCTTCTCCACGTACTCCTGGCGCTTGGCCAGCAACTGGTCCCTGGAGGTCTTGGCCTCCTCCTCGCGCCGCTTGCGCTGCTCGGCCACCTTTACCTTGAAGGCCTCacgctcctcctcctgcttgCGGCGCAGCGAGCGCTCCTCCTCGTCGATGCGCCTGGCGCGGCCCACATGGTATTGGGCCTGGGAGAGCAGATCCTGGCAGGTGTTGGCCTCGATTCCCGCCACCTCGATGTTGAAGCGGTTCTTGTCACCATGCACGGACAGATATTGGAAGTACCTGTGTGAGATCAGAAAAGATATTGCAGTGAGTGTTGAAACAGAAATTGTGTTTATGACTATGGCTATTTCCACCATAAATAATATCAGTTGATAATCTAATCCAACCCAAAATTTTCTCAAATTCATGCTGATTACTTCTCATTAATCTATGATAGCAAGCTGATAAGGTTCGATGGACTTCCCAGTATTcaaattcaacattttctgGCGGTACCTAAAAATGATTATAGTCCAAACTTACTTTTGAGCCAGCTCTAGTTCGTGGACCGCCTGCAGGACGACTTCCAGCGTGGATTTCTCATCCTTAAGTATGGCCATGGCCAGTCGGGAGAGCACCACGGCTATGTTGAAGAGCAGCACGGTGTCCTGGGGCGCAACACGGCGGGCTTTCAGAAGCACCGCCTTGGCCTCGACCAGCTTGTTGGCCCGCAGATATGCTCTGGCCAGGTATTGCATCACCTCGACGTTGTTGTGCTTGTAGAACTTCTTCATGCAGTTCTCGTACATCTGGATGGCACTGATGTACTGCTTCTGTTCCACATAAACGTGCGCAATGTTCAGCCACACGTCGCAAAAGTCGGCGGTGGCCTCGCGCACCTGGGCGAAGATATCCCGCGCCTCGATCACACATCCCTTATGGGCCAGCACGGCTCCGATCCCATTGGTGGCCCAAATGTTCCGGGGGTCGTTGCGGAGAACCTGCTTGAATATGGCCAGAGCCTTCTCCTGGTGCTTCCGCTCCTTCTCCTTGTCCCTACTCGGCTGATGAAGTGTCTGCAGGGAAAAGTTTCCAAGGGCAATCAACGAGTAGGCGTCCGTGGACGTGGCCGGATTCTTGAGGATCGTTTCAAAGTTCTTCTGTCCCAAAGCGAACTGCATCTTGGCCAAGTGAAGGTTGCCCAGCAACGATCTCGCATCCGGATTATCGTTGTTTATGTTCAGAGCATCCTTGAAGAAATCGGAGGCCACGAAAATGAGACCCTTGTCCCTGGCCATGCAACCTAGCCGAAGGTAGCAGTCAATATAGTTGGGGTGCTCCTTGAGAATCTCCTTGTACAGCTTGTCGGCCACATCGTAGCTACTCATTGCCTCGTTCAGGCGAGCCAGGTTGTACTTCATGGTGACCTGAATTGACTCGTAGTACTTGACATCCTTGTCCATTTCGGAAGTTGCGTGCTTCAGGGCCGACTCCAGCGTGTCCTTGGCCATCTTCAAGTTGCCCAGGCGGTAGTGCAACGAGGCCACGTTGTTCTGAATCTCAGCAGGAATCTCATACTTGGCTTTGTCCCGCAGAATGCTAGAGGCAGTGCCGTAGGCATTCAGCGAGGCCTGCAGATCGTTCTGCTCCAGGATCTGGGCCAGTTCTATCCAGGCTTCAATGTCCTCGGGGAATTGTTCGGTGACCTTCTTAAGGTGAGTCTTGGCCATGTCCCGCTTGGTTTGCGAGTTGGAGTGCGCGTACAGCGATCCGAGGATCTTCATGGTCTCATAGTTGCCCGGCTGGATTTTCAGCACCTTTTCGAAGCACTGGGCGGCCTGGAAATAGGTGCAGGGTTAGTGGATTGCACATTACCTAAGGTTTATGGCAACTCACATTCTCGGTGTCTCCCCGATAGATGTACATCTGACCCAGCCCGTAGTGCGGCAGCACAAAGTTCGCCGGCGCAATCTGAGTGGACTGGTAGTAGTACTGGAAGGCCTGGTCGTAGTCGCTCTGGGCGTGGAAGCTCCTGGCAAGCTGGTAACAGCTCTCGGCCCGCATCGCCTCGTTCTCAGTGTTGTGGAAGGCGTGCAGCGCCAGATGGTGGACCTTCTGATAGTCCTTCTTGAAGAAAAAGTGATTGGCCAGGTGATTGAGCACCATTGGATTGGCGTTGTCGATGGTGTAGGCCTTGGAGAGCATCTGGACACCCAGCTTGTTCGACTCCGGCTCCAGTTGATTGAGCTTGAGCACGGCCAGGCCAATCAAAGCGCCCACACACTGCTGATCCAGCTGGAGGGCGCGTTCGAAGGCCAGCTTGGCCTTCTCGGGATTGCCCATCTTGAGGAAACAATGGGCCATGCCGATCCTCACGTTCGCCGGGCAATTCGGATTGGTACGCAAGGCCTTCTTGTAGAAGGCCATGGCTCCGCGGTAATCCTTGCGATTGAAGGCTATGCAGGCCTTGCCCAGCAGCGAGGGAATATTCGAGGGGGACTGGTTGAGCACAAAGTTGAACTGGGCATCCGCCTGGTCCATCTTGTCGCCCTCCAGCAGACAGAAGTATGCCCTGCCCAGCAGATGGCTCTGGTCGTACATGATGATCTTGTCGGCACTGGTGTACAGGTTGGTGGCCTTCATGAAGAGCTCGCGCTTCTTGTCCTTGGACTTCTCGCGGTACGCCTCCTGGACATAGTGGGCGGCCAGCATGTCCAGGGCGCGCATGAGGTCCTTGTCCGAGTCGCGGTAGTCCCTGGTGGCGTCATCGCTGCGAGACTCCTCCAGCAGCGTGACAAAGTCCTCCGTCTTCTTTTGCTTGTAGTAGGCCAGCTGAGAAAATGAAATGATGTACACATGTACATACATGGCCATGTGGAAGATCTTGCTTTTTAGTTGGGCCTCCAACTTACCGCCACATTGACCCACACATGCAGGGGCGCCCGCTCCTGCTTCAGAATGCTCAGCACCTCCGGGCAGTCGGGCAGTTGATCCGGGTCAACCTCGATGACCTGAGTCGGAAAAACGATGGGGATAATGCATCAAAAACTGGGACTCCATTGCGATCGGTGAAACCAAAGCTTACCTCATCGGTGTCCTGCAGGGG
This window of the Drosophila biarmipes strain raj3 chromosome 3L, RU_DBia_V1.1, whole genome shotgun sequence genome carries:
- the LOC108029626 gene encoding lipid droplet-associated hydrolase — encoded protein: MQEAYVNINSIPTHIFTWGRWIEETITEKEIVICITGNPGLPGFYTEFAGTLQKELGDLPVWVIGHAGHDDPPEASIREVPQLSGNEELFNLDGQIRHKIAFIEKYVPSDVKIHLIGHSIGAWMILQLLENERIRNRVQKCYMLFPTVERMMESPNGWIFTKVAMPLYSVFGYLFFSFFTFLPVWLRLMLIQIYFLIFSIPRQFLGTALKYSKPSVAEKVVFLADDEMARVRGIQREIVEQNLDLLKFYYGTTDGWVPVSYYEQLKKDYPKVDAQLDTKKIAHAFVLRHSQAMAGIVRDMIQQHRRG
- the LOC108029604 gene encoding RNA polymerase-associated protein CTR9 homolog, which codes for MSNCIEIPLQDTDEVIEVDPDQLPDCPEVLSILKQERAPLHVWVNVALAYYKQKKTEDFVTLLEESRSDDATRDYRDSDKDLMRALDMLAAHYVQEAYREKSKDKKRELFMKATNLYTSADKIIMYDQSHLLGRAYFCLLEGDKMDQADAQFNFVLNQSPSNIPSLLGKACIAFNRKDYRGAMAFYKKALRTNPNCPANVRIGMAHCFLKMGNPEKAKLAFERALQLDQQCVGALIGLAVLKLNQLEPESNKLGVQMLSKAYTIDNANPMVLNHLANHFFFKKDYQKVHHLALHAFHNTENEAMRAESCYQLARSFHAQSDYDQAFQYYYQSTQIAPANFVLPHYGLGQMYIYRGDTENAAQCFEKVLKIQPGNYETMKILGSLYAHSNSQTKRDMAKTHLKKVTEQFPEDIEAWIELAQILEQNDLQASLNAYGTASSILRDKAKYEIPAEIQNNVASLHYRLGNLKMAKDTLESALKHATSEMDKDVKYYESIQVTMKYNLARLNEAMSSYDVADKLYKEILKEHPNYIDCYLRLGCMARDKGLIFVASDFFKDALNINNDNPDARSLLGNLHLAKMQFALGQKNFETILKNPATSTDAYSLIALGNFSLQTLHQPSRDKEKERKHQEKALAIFKQVLRNDPRNIWATNGIGAVLAHKGCVIEARDIFAQVREATADFCDVWLNIAHVYVEQKQYISAIQMYENCMKKFYKHNNVEVMQYLARAYLRANKLVEAKAVLLKARRVAPQDTVLLFNIAVVLSRLAMAILKDEKSTLEVVLQAVHELELAQKYFQYLSVHGDKNRFNIEVAGIEANTCQDLLSQAQYHVGRARRIDEEERSLRRKQEEEREAFKVKVAEQRKRREEEAKTSRDQLLAKRQEYVEKTKNMLIIADSAPEKERKKGGGRGRKDDYISGTDSDNDGGGRREGERPTKKKSKAERKKGSGGRKRKTEKYESDSEEEPRASGKSGKKKGKKPKPVKEPKEKLTAKQRLKVLSKETISTSESESDGKGSKSRSRSRSRNRSGSRSGSGSGSGSERDDSRKRSRSRSGSRSGSGSGSGSDAGRKRSRSRSGSASGSDSDGATKRKRAKNRIESGGESDRSGSRGRSKSGSRSRSRSKSRSRSKSGSRSRSRSQSGSRSRSRSGSRSKSGSRSRSGSPEK